A genomic stretch from Nitrospirota bacterium includes:
- a CDS encoding type I restriction enzyme HsdR N-terminal domain-containing protein, protein MFGDFDFSALDEPAFKEDAVREELVAPLLKRLGYSPTGRFKVVRSKALVHPFVMIGSKRYPVNIVPDYTLLVDDEPLLVLDAKRPGESIVKSHHVEQAFSYAIHPEVRCNTYGLCNGQDLVLYDVRRTGPIFKIALADTDKRWGEVVRAFDPRALRIPEIRHFKFDFGLYVLKLVQLGSTLDSVHKVLLFRRTIPAVGSVTCIELTRAPSRPCALSTAPAKPSATSPAGKPTARSF, encoded by the coding sequence ATGTTCGGAGACTTCGATTTCAGCGCTCTTGACGAGCCTGCTTTCAAGGAAGACGCGGTCCGGGAAGAGCTGGTCGCTCCATTGCTTAAGCGGCTTGGCTACTCACCGACCGGGCGTTTCAAGGTCGTGCGCAGCAAAGCCCTGGTCCACCCGTTTGTGATGATCGGTTCTAAGCGGTATCCCGTTAATATCGTTCCGGACTACACCTTGCTCGTCGACGACGAGCCCTTGCTCGTTCTGGACGCCAAGCGGCCCGGTGAGTCCATCGTAAAGTCTCATCACGTCGAGCAGGCGTTCAGCTACGCGATTCACCCTGAGGTCCGCTGCAACACGTATGGTCTTTGCAATGGCCAGGACCTTGTTCTGTACGATGTGCGGCGCACTGGGCCCATATTCAAGATCGCCCTTGCCGACACGGACAAGAGATGGGGCGAGGTCGTCCGTGCATTCGATCCAAGGGCACTGAGAATCCCAGAGATTCGCCATTTCAAGTTCGACTTCGGTCTGTACGTTCTGAAACTCGTGCAATTAGGGTCAACTCTAGACTCTGTACACAAGGTACTCCTATTCCGTAGGACTATCCCAGCTGTCGGTTCTGTCACGTGTATAGAGTTGACCCGTGCGCCCTCTCGCCCGTGCGCCCTCTCGACCGCGCCCGCGAAGCCCTCCGCGACCTCGCCGGCCGGAAAACCCACGGCAAGATCATTCTGA